A window of Chlorobium phaeobacteroides DSM 266 genomic DNA:
GCAATGGCAACCCTTTGCTGCTGTCCGCCAGACATCTCTCTTGGATAGTGGTGTTTTCTGTCATGAAGCCCTACCTCGTCAAGCACTTCATCGACTCTTTGGCGGATACTCTTTTTATCCATGTCTTTAAAAAGAAGAGGGAGTTCGACATTCTCATAAGCCGTAAGAACCGGAATTAAATTGAATGACTGAAAGACAAACCCGATCTTGCTAAGCCGCAGATTCGCGAGTTGTTCGAGGCTCATTGATGAGGTATCAATGCCGTCGATGATGACGTTCCCCTCATCCTGCTTGTCAATGCAGCCAAGAAGATGAAGCAGGGTTGATTTGCCGCTTCCTGACAGTCCGACAAGGACGACGATATCTCCTCGAAAAAAAGAAAGATTGACATGATTGAGCGCGGTAACACGACCTTCTC
This region includes:
- a CDS encoding ABC transporter ATP-binding protein — encoded protein: MNDRIIAQLINVSKYYGSGEGRVTALNHVNLSFFRGDIVVLVGLSGSGKSTLLHLLGCIDKQDEGNVIIDGIDTSSMSLEQLANLRLSKIGFVFQSFNLIPVLTAYENVELPLLFKDMDKKSIRQRVDEVLDEVGLHDRKHHYPREMSGGQQQRVAIARALVSKPALILADEPTANLDSKTGAGILDLLMSLNKKEHITIVVSSHDSVVLDRIKSVVHIRDGKIMVDETALHNHLA